The sequence tgtgcgctagaGGATGTGTCAGGGTCTCTTTATAtcctcaatacacacacacacacacacacacttcaacacacacactaaggagAAACGGGCAAAAGACAAACCCTTGAGCGTCAGCTGTTTGCCTGATGGTGTTCAGATAaagagctaaacacacacacacacacacacacacacacacacacactcctgaaataaTCCACACTAACAATACAGCCACTCAGTGTTTAATCATTAAGGACACACAGCAGttattctgtgtttgtgtgtgtgtgtgtgtgtctttttcatCCAATACGCAttactctctatctatctatctatctatctatctatctatctatctatctatctatctatctacagtagATGTAGAATGAAGTACAACCCATCCTCAGGTTAGAGGTCAGTATGAAACTTAATACACAGAATGTTTGATTTCCTGGTCAGTAGCAGAAATTAATTTCAGGGGTTCTGAGGTAAATGAAGCCAGCGCAGGATGTGATCATACAGCAACATACAgtgtaatgaatattaatggCGGCGATGCGCTCGTGTGAATCCTGCTGGATGTCCGACAGCAGCGATAACacaaattatatttaatcatttaaggaACATTAGCCACTCTCACCTTATCATTAACACTACTGGAAATACctgcatgacacgcccactaaACACTGTTCAAATGAGATActagtagtaaaaaaaaaataaataaataaatatatacagtatatagataatacacactgttcatACTGATGGTGTGttctcataatacacactgttcatACTGATGGTGTGttctcataatacacactgttcatACTGATGGTGTGttctcataatacacactgttcatACTGATGGTGTGttctcataatacacactgttcatACTGATGGTGTGttctcataatacacactgttcatACTGATGGTGTGttctcataatacacactgttgcATGTGATATTCTACTGTATAAACTGTGaaattacaataattataatCCTGTGCAAtacaagagtgtgtgtttttatgacattattattattgttattcttatttttcttctgtatttatatagatttttttttatctttctgcttcatatttgtacattttgttcttttgctgctgctgtaacgTGGAAATCTGAttgaaataaaaccaaaataaaataaaaactaaaggGAGTGAGTTTCCTGTCTGAGCTGATCATAGAATCATCATATAATTAATAGTGTCCCGCTCTGTCTCTGAAGGACAGTTATATAccctctgtttctgtgtgtgtgtgtgtttcctctgtgCCCCCCcccactgtgtctctctcactaaaCACTTACACCTCAGAGACAAAGACACATTGACATGCTAATCATTAGAGCTAACACAAGAACAACGTCACAGCCTGATCCTGTCTACCAGCTGTCCTTCCCACTgccttcatcctcatcatcatcatcatcatcatcatcatcatcatcagctccaTTTTTATAGCTTCTGTgtcttaaacaataaataaatccatcttCCTTATTTAAAACTTTACGAAAGCGAACTGGGATTAAAGCATCACAGAGGAATCCACATCGGTATCTAGTGAAGATCAAGTTAGGAAATTATTTTTtagtgaataaatgtaaaatattatgcAGAAAATTCAGGCTATTAAATGAAACCTAGACAATGTGatatgtttataaataatatgattAAATCAGCAGTTACATCATTTACTCTCTTCAAgaatttcctcttcaaaatcATCAGTCTGTGTACTAGATCTCTGAAGAGCCTACATGTTTCTTAAAACTAATAACACCAGTAGATTCCACTCCTCTCCATAGCATTGGCTATCTATCTAAATGTTTTAAGCTACCTGTTAtcaaaaccggacctcgacccctgtcagctgtccaactacagaccgatatcaaacctgccctttatctccaagatcctagaaaaggctgtagcacagcagttctgttcagacctgcatagaaataacatttatgaaatgtatcagtcaggatttaggcctcatcatagcacagagacagcactggttaaagtggtcaatgacctgttactgacctctgatcagggttgtgtctccctactggtgttactggatcttagtgcagcttttgacaccaatatgatgtcacttcatgatgcagagaaactagttcatgcttttgttacctctaggttggattattgtaatgtcttactgtctggatgttccagtaggagcagaaacaagctccagttagtccagaatgcagcagctagagtcctaactagaaccagaagatatgaacacatcactcctattttagccacactacattggctcccagtcagatTTCACATTTATAGAGTGTTTGgagtactgggatgtttggatctTTGCCAGATGCTTTATATCCCATTAAGCCTTCGTGTCTGTCTcaccttttagttatgatgtcctAGCTAGTCTTgtcggagtccctgcctgcactttagacataatctacattgtctttatccatcacatgatcacaagcatacttaatattctctctctctctctctctctctctgactggtGATGTTCTTCTGATGAAGACAGACCTGTATGACCAGTCTACATTCAAGTATCTCATTATCAAGGACTTTGGTTTAATACTATAGACTTTCTTATAATAAATTTCTTACTCTATTGATACTCAATATCCTTTAAACACCTGTAATGCTGTAGTATACTCTCACCTCTGGGATTAAAATTTAACTTTTCATGTAAACTTTATATTCCAATCTCTATAATGCTGGCTTGTGGCTGTGTTAATTAAGttcaaatcatcatcatcatcttcatcatcatcatcatcatcatcaattatTACTCTTATCATGAAAGGGCCAGGTCAGAGGAGTTCACCCTATAGTATATTCCTCCATTCCTGAGGAGTGAATATGTAGGTACACAGTAGGGTATAAAAGATGGTTAATAATCACCACATCAATAAAAATCAAAACTTACGTGATCTGATAGATGTGTAGACGTTAGGTCATCAAAATCAGCCTTGCATCCATCCCGATCATCAATAACCAGGTCAATTGGCATTTTTCCTTTCAGACAGCTAATGTAGCGATGACAAAAATTATCACACAGCTCATGGACCTGAaaccaacaccaacatcatgATGAGATGATAAACAATGCTCTCTTTCATCACGACTGCAGATTAGCTTTAATTTACCTTCTCCAACTCGAGCAGATGAAATCTTAATACTTGTATTGCTTGAATCAtctggaagaaagaaagaaagaaagaaagaaagaaagaaagaaagaaagaaagaaagaaagaaagaaagaaagaaatggattGTTGTTTTACAAGACCTACAACAACAGCAGGAACGTCATCTATCAGCTGGAACAAACAAATCTCTCACAAATTCATCTGCTCGTTTACCACAAGTGTATGTTCTGTAATAATGCATTAAAATAAGGTTCCTCAGTGGTTCTTTATGGGTGGAGTGTATAAATAAGAGTCCCTCACTTCCTTAAAGATTTGTGTGTGGAACCCTCACAATGTTTGTTTcaatgttgtaatgtttgttcTACATTGAAGCTTTAACAGTTCCTTCGGAGAACCAGCTCAGGAACAAATAAAGGTTCTAAATGATCTAAAAGTGATaaagttttcagtgtttatataatataactCTGATGatccgccaagctgccaccgttggggccttgagcaaggcccccaacccaccctgctccaggggtgctgtatcatggctgaccctgcactctgaccccaacccccaaggactGGATATGAgatgaaagaatttcactgttctgtaatgtatatttgacaaataaagactacttaacttaatgtaatatattggtttgtagtaaataataataataataataataataatagaatgagaatgtgtgtgtgccctgtgatttGTTGGcattccatccagggtgtacgCAGGCaccacaggctccccgtgacccgagataagtggtacagacaatgaaatgaaaatgaaaaaaaaaaaaaattataatctcAGTTACAGGTAAAATGCGATATTTCTGAATGTTGTCTCGCTCACCAGATTGTCCAATTCAGGATTGGATGAGAATATCGGATTCTCTGCTCGGAtctaaacaacaaacacacaaagaaacaaacagataaatacgATCCTGATGTTATTCACAGGTCCAGGGTTagatcagtgttaatgtatcaaCAAtgctttcattaataaattcagTTCAGGAGATATTCTGAAGACATGCTGAACATCTGGAGCAgtaatgagatccagagtgagGAACATGCTGGTGATTATATTGTTAAACAGATTCTCTGATAGATTATCATTAATGGATAAATGAGGTTGATTATCAAACCTGTTTGGCAAACACAGTGATGTCTTCGTTAAAGGAGTCTGATGAGCAGACGTCTCCCCCGGCCCCGCCCGGCTCCCGCGGCGTACACGTTGCTAACTCACACTTCTCAAACACCAAAGCCAGTAACGGGAACAGAGGATGACTGGGGATCCAGAGAAACACAGACGTCCTGATTCACATCCACATGGCTGCATTAAAGACCTCATCCAACGTTTCtgctcatcttcatcactccgagtgtcagtgtcagtgaatcTCAGAGTATCGCTAGTTAAGCTTCTAAATAAGTTTTACTTAAGAATGTAAAGATTAATTTGCAAATTAATAATTGCAATACTGAAACACTTTGGTAATTGAAACATTGTAAAACTGCAGGATCACATCAATATTCAGCACTAACAAATCTCATCTTCACTGactgttgaattctggattctgattggtcagaaggtgttgattaacttTCTGTAATTACATATAGAAGATAGTgtgtatttatggaaggagtctctagtgtcagtgtcatggaggaagatgatgaggagatggatgaTGAGGAGACGGATGATGAGATGGATGAcgatgaggaagatgatgaatagatggatgaggAGGAGACggatgatgaggagatggatgacgatgatgaggagatagataatgaggaggaggcaaatgatgaggaagaggaagataaTGATTagagagatgatgagaaggaagatgaggaggaggaggaagatgatgatgaggaagatgatgatgaggagacaaATGATGAGCAGGTAGAAGATGAGGAGATagatgatgaggaagatgatgaggagGTAGATGATAAGAAGAGAGATAAGGAGGAgacaaatgatgatgatgaggaagatgatgaggaggtaaatgatgaggaagaggaagataaTAATTAGagagatgatgaggagataggTAATTAGGAAGTAGATAATGAAGATagagatgatgagatgaatCCCACTGCATATTTTCTAACACAATAAAGActtaaaaattaaagaaagcaaTCTGTCTCACAGGGTAAACGCTGATGTAAACACAGGGGTTAACACTGGGGTACACACTGGGGTAAATACTGGGTAAACACTGGGGTACACACTGGGGTAAATACTGGGTAAACACTGGGGTACACACTGGGGTAAATACTGGGTAAACACTGGGGTACACACTGGGGTAAATACTAAGGTAAACACTGGGGTACACACTAAGGTAAACAATGGGGTACACACTGGGGTAAATACTGGGTAAACACTGGGGTACACACTGGGGTAAATACTAAGGTAAACACTGGGGTACACACTGGGGTAAATACTGGGTAAACACTGGGGTACACACTGGGGTAAATACTAAGGTAAACACTGGGGTACACACTGGGGTAAATACTGGGTAAACACTGGGGTACACACTGGGGTAAATACTAAGGTAAACACTGGGGTACACACTAAGGTAAACACTGGGGTACACACTGGGGTAAATACTGGGTAAACACTGGGGTACACACTGGGGTAAATACTAAGGTAAACACTGGGGTACACACTGGGGTAAATACTGGGTAAACACTGGGGTACACACTGGGGTAAATACTAAGGTAAACACTGGGGTACACACTGGGGTAAATACTGGGTAAACACTGGGGTACACACTGGGGTAAATACTAAGGTAAACACTGGGGTACACACTGGGGTAAATACTGGGTAAACACTGGGGTACACACTGGGGTAAATACTAAGGTAAACACTGGGGTACACACTGGGGTAAATACTGGGTAAACACTGGGGTACACACTGGGGTAAATACTGGGTAAACACTGGGGTACACACTGGGGTAAATACTGGGTAAACACTGGGGTACACACTGGGGTAAATACTAAGGTAAACACTGGGGTACACACTGGGGTAAATACTGGGTAAACACTGGGGTACACACTGGGGTAAATACTAAGGTAAACACTGGGGTACACACTGGGGTAAATACTAAGGTAAACACTGGGGTAAACAGAATGATGCTAATTTTACCCGTAAATCTGATCCTTGTCTCTTTTGAGTCCGTCATTAGCGCCCATGATGCCCGCCATGAGCCCATGTGATGTGAcgtatggctgattggtgtgaggaggaggaggaggaggaggaggaggagcatggttcaggtggtgatgtgtgtgtgggtctccgTACACGCCCACACCCACGCCCACACCCACGCCCTCCATCATGCTGCTGTAATGCGCTAAGTCTTCATACTGAAAGCAAGAGGATTGAACATGTGAAGAGTTCCACACCTCAGAGACATCCACGTCACCTCCAGCTCTGTACTGAACACttcatatatcacacacacacacacacagacacacacacatacacatcgaAGAATACACATAATGACAAGTAGTACTGAATAATAGGGAAATATATATGACAAAGAGAAAGGGACCAGGAACTGAACCTTGAGGATCTTTTTAAGGCACTGACATTCTGGAAGCTTCTGATaaacaaaatgcacaaaaactgcacacacacacacacacacacacacacacacaaacacacagaggaaacGCACAtacacaggaaacacacacactcgtgcaaCGTTTCCTACTGGAGTAAAAACAATAAGATAGCAGAAATATTCTGGAGAGCAGGTCATGAAGTGTCTTTTGTGAAATTTTAACGCACTAAatgtaggtttaaaaaaaaaaaattcccacgGTTCCGGGACGTctggtgaaggaaactgtagACGTAATAACacgaaaataaacacacactgagaacgAAACTGCATTTAAATATCATATctgtggggtgggggtggggggtgccaatactttgtgCAGACCAGAAAAtaatttgtgtggaaaaaaagtgGGGCAGCTTAGTGTTcagcactgctgcctcacagcaagaaggtcctgggtttgaatcccgggtttgaacagacaggggtctttctgtgtggagtttccatgttctcccctgtgtgggtttactcctggtactccagtttcctcccacagtccaaaaacatgtacgttAGGTTGACTGGTCATTCTAAATTacccatgagtgtgtgtgagccctgtgatagactggtgacctgtccagggtggacccctgcctttcacccagtgtgtgctgggatagattccagcagatccccgtgaccctgattaggaataaagcgggtatagaagatggatggatggaaaaaaagTGGAGCTGATACTTCtttattctttccttttctccatctttttagttttttttctacTATTAAATACATTCCTATTGAAAGGGACTCGAGAATTTAATGTAACTGTTTAACGGGAATTTTCACGGCCAACTGTTCCAGCtaaaagtttattaataaacacacgATGCtgcttttatccatttatagctacatttaatgaCATTGTTAATAACGTCACCGAGACCAATTCCTCAACAAGTTCCTTTCCTCCATTCacttatagcagctgtaaacaagctgtgaatgagccgttgctatggaaaccgtAACCTATCAGAGCCaggacattaatataaacctgtgccgCTGTCAGAGCTGATGTTGGAGAGAATTTATtaaacacctgatccaccaatcagagcgcaggaTCCAGCAGCAGCCTGGTGTGATAACAGTAATGTAATAAAAAGGCACGGAGCAAACAATTAAGAACAGAAGGAATTAGaaagagattttaaaaaaaaatctaatcttaaaataaatgtaaatacataaatacaaaaaaagggagagaaagtacctttgatgaaatgaaaaaataaaaatatttttagatgaTGTTTGGATGTTGATATATTTAGTGGTCTTGAGTTCCACAGAtttaaaatagatagatagttaaataaataaatgaatgaataaataaataagtaaataaataaataaataaatttcctgTTCGCCTAaaaaattaaagattaaaaatcaAGATTAATAATAAGGACATAATTAAGAGTGTgttaagaatataaaaataaatctctaaGGCTTTCACAGTCTATAGAAATTTTAGTGTAATTAATGTAACACAAATAGaaatctaattttattttaaaaaaattaaaataaaaagtgcatTTGTTTCAGAATAAAGACTCGGAATAAACACctgagatggtgatgatgatgatgatgatgataactgCCACATGATCAATAATAAGTGTTATGTGCagcattataataaatataatttattatttataatacattataatttttatattaaaaaaaaaggtcttatggtaataacaaaaaaaaagaataaaatgtaggATGCAAATATACAGCTTATATTAAACTCCTTaggtacaaataaaatattataacgtgtttattacacaacacacacatcgaGTATATAAACCTTCCTGTTCTTATTTTAAAAAGGATgtgaaacattttaatattttacagaaatttGGTTTAATCAGAGTGAAAGTTTTATTAATAGACTGATGTAAAGATGTGTGTCCTTACCCTCTGCGCCATCAGCACGTGCAGCTTCGGAGCTCAGCTTCCTTTAAATCGGCACTTCAGTTAAAGTGAGGTCaagtgcgtgtgcgtgtgtgtgtgtgtgcgtgtgtgtgtgtgtgtgtgtgtaatccgaTATTAATCTGATATAAAtgactaaacaaacacactctgTAAACAATCTCTCATTTCTGACTCAGAAATAAAACTCTGTGTGAAAGTCGCAGCTACAGATTATTctctacatttattattattattatttaaagcttttcttgtcttttgtcTGTAGTTAAAATAAATCCCCAAATCTCTCCATACTTCCTTTCATCATGCCGCTGCAGTTTCCGCGCGCGCTCACGAAAAgtcagaaagagaagagaaaaaaaatgaaatgaaagagggGCGGAGAGACGCACGAGGGAGGGGAtttaaccgtgtgtgtgtgtgtgtgtgtgtgcgtgcgtgtgtgtgtgtgtgtgcgtgtgtgtgtgtgtgtgtgtgtgcgtgtgtgtgtgtgcgtgtgtgtgtgtgtgtgtgcgtgtgtgtgtgtgtgtgtgcgtgtgtgtgtgtgtgtgtgtgtgcgtgtgtgtgtgtgcgtgtgtgtgcgtgtgtgtgtgtgcgtgtgtgtgtgtgtgtgtgcgtgtgtgtgtgtgtctcctcaaGTGAGCAGAAACGTTATTTAAACCTTAAAgatatttaaatcttttttttgccaatgcgtaattttatttatttatttatttatttatttatttatttagtaatacTTAAATAGTCACATTATATTATGAGAACTCCGCgcacaaataaatgtaatttacagttttaaaaGAATTTACACCTCGTGTATGTTTCTTTGTGAAGGTCCAATTAggttaatttttgtttttatttaaaaatatctaatgaatttaatataagaaaaaaaaaccttttatgtCTAAAATAATGTAAGGAAACACGAAATAAACGGAACTGATTtgtgattttaatttaattatttttaacataacgtaaataaatatttgtaacaATTTATAACCAAAACTCCGATAATTTTTTCTGAAGGAGTTAATAGTGATaactgtgatgtggtgtgtggtgtgtgttatggtgtgtgtgatgtgtgtgtgtgtgttacggtgtgtgtggtgtgtgatgtggtgtgtgtgtgtggagtgtgatgtgatttgtgtgtgtgtgtgtgttacggtgtgtgtgtgtggtgtgtgatgtggtgtgtgttacggtgtgtgtggtgtgcatgtgtgtgtgtgtgttacggtatgtgtggtgtgtgtggtgtgtgttatggtgtgtgtggtgtgtgatgtggtgtgtgtgtgttacggtgtgtgtggtgtgtgtgttacggtatgtgtggtgtgtgttacggtgtgtgtgtgttacggtatgtgtggtgtgtgtggtgtgtgatgtggtgtgtgtgtgttacggtgtgtgtggtgtgtgtggtgtgtgatgtggtttgtgtgtgtgtgtgtgttatggtatgtgtggtgtgtgtggtgtgtgttacggtgtgtgtggtgtgtgtggtgtgtgttacggtgtgtgtggtgtgtgatgtggtgtgtgtgtgttacggtgtgtgtggtgtgtgtggtgtgtgttatggtatgtgtggtgtgtgtggtgtgtgatgtggtgtgtatgtgtgtgtgtgtgtgtgtgttatggtatgtgtggtgtgtgtacaaactacacacactacacagtacacacactacacacactacacagtacacacactacacacacactacacagtacacacactacacactacacacactacacacactacacagtacacacactacacactacacacactacacagtacacaaactacacactacacacactacacacactacacagtatgtgtggtgtgtgatgtggtgtgtatgtgtgtgtgtgtgtgtgttatggtatgtgtggtatgtgtggtgtgtg comes from Hemibagrus wyckioides isolate EC202008001 linkage group LG25, SWU_Hwy_1.0, whole genome shotgun sequence and encodes:
- the meis2b gene encoding homeobox protein Meis2b, which translates into the protein MAQRYEDLAHYSSMMEGVGVGVGVGVYGDPHTHHHLNHAPPPPPPPPPHTNQPYVTSHGLMAGIMGANDGLKRDKDQIYGHPLFPLLALVFEKCELATCTPREPGGAGGDVCSSDSFNEDITVFAKQIRAENPIFSSNPELDNLMIQAIQVLRFHLLELEKVHELCDNFCHRYISCLKGKMPIDLVIDDRDGCKADFDDLTSTHLSDHNTASWRDLDDNRSTPSIGTPGPSSGGHVSHSGDNSSDLGDGLESSLASPGTGDEDDSDKKRQKKRGIFPKVATNIMRAWLFQHLTHPYPSEEQKKQLAQDTGLTILQVNNWFINARRRIVQPMIDQSNRAVSQGTPFSPDAQTMGGFMLDGQQHMSLRPPGAMGGMGMNMAMDGQWHYM